Below is a window of Xiphophorus couchianus chromosome 1, X_couchianus-1.0, whole genome shotgun sequence DNA.
ATGTCACAAAAGTATAATGACCAAAGTTCCAGATTTTATTCGATTTTCTATTTCCTGAAATCAGAattaataaaatgcatcatatgattcaaatgttaactCTGATGTAGAAACCCCGAGACCTTGACATGAATGTACCTCTTTCTGCAGAGCCTTGCTGCGTCTTTCTGCCTCATCCAGCTGGGTTTGCAGCTTGGAGTTATCCTGCTGGTGCTGAAGTTGTACGGCCACCAGGTTCTTCTCCAACTCCTGCTGAGATTCCTCCAGGACTTTGAGTTTGCCATTCAGGTCAGTATTCTGGCCACGCAAACTACCAAAAGCcgaacaaaaaaaagcaacaaaatttggaggaaaacagagaaaacagtgcttagtttattttgtagtttaataTAGTAAATAGGTCACATATGAGGGGTAAAGCTACACCTTATGTAGATCAGTGTACTGACCTGACGAGGTcctgctccagctgctgctgtttctgcagcAACGCCTCTTTTTCACTGCGCAGTGCTGCACATTGACTCTGCACACTGGCCGTTTCTTTCTGGTGAGCCTTAAAGATCTCCTCCTTCTCTGCCCTCAGAGAGGCACACTCATTTTGCAGactgttcttttctttctgatgcTTATTCACCATGTCCTGTTTGTCGGATCGCAGGACGGAGCACTCTTTCTGCAGACTGTTACACTCCAACTGCATAGACTGCAGCTCATTGGCTGCAACGAGAAAGTGGTTTATGTAATCGTGCAGTCTCGGAGCAGATGGTTTGCTTTCAGTCTGCATGCACATATTCTAAAGCATGGTTTCAAAAAGTTGGggaaattaatcaaaaagttaatttctttcagcaaactcaatttaaaatgtgaaactcatATTCATCACACATACAAGAACAGAGTTTCCCACAGTTCaatataagcctggcaggccaccagactttacttgtgcccccaccaggctgagcattgtttatttatttatttttaattattgccttttttaaagattttatagtTGGTATTTAGGTATTAATACTTCAGTCTTCCAATAACGCAAAGCtatcaaataatattttcaaatttcctgtcaactttaaacattttttaactccaaAACATGGCGGCCGTCTTGATGGCTGCCCTAGTGCCCCGAGCACAGGGGTTTAGCAAGTTTTCTAGGGGAAACCCTgaagtaaagctaaaaaaaatagaatattatgaaaaaactgaatatttttactattagaaattttttactttaatatcaTCAgctaacaaatacatttttaaattatgtcacTCTGTGTGTTATTAatctttatatttattgaaacgTTTTACAGCTTGAATTTCATTGCTGAAATAAGTGAAGTTTTTggtgatattctaatttattaaaacagacATATGCAATCCAAGTTTAAGCTGTTTGGAGACCATCTCAAGTATACAAATTTATTCTTAACGCAACAAAACTCATATTCCAAACCACTTGGTCAGAAAGGTGCATCTTTGTAAGAGGACAATACAACGGTTGATTTGGCTTCGAATTGTATATTTGCGCCCTTTCTACCTtgtatttcagctgttttctgccACTGCTTGCTTTGCTGCTCCAGATCACGTCGCAGGTCCTCAATCTCCCGCTCGTATTTGCTGGCAGTCTGACGCCACTTGTCCAGGTCCTTGGAAGCAGTTGCCAGGTTAGACTGGACGGCAGTGACATCACGGTCCCGCTCTGCAGAGGCCGCCTCCAGGGATCGTTTCAGCGACTTCATCTCATCTTGTGCTCTTTGCAGCTCGTCACGTAAACCGGAAGAGACATTTATCTGGTCCCTTAGAACATCCACCTCatcctggagctgctgcagctggccTGTCCAAACCCAGGTCAGTGTTTAGATAAGAAGAGGTGCCTTTTAATGGCTccttaaagaaagaaagtatttccagtctataaataaaaaaaattaccttgGAGATGTTTAATCTGTTTGGAAGATTGCTCGGTTTGTTGTTTATGCCCTTTCCTCTCTTCTTCCAGAACACCTTTAAATTACAAACGTATATTTGGAGCTTACTGTATGTGTAAGCATGAAAGCACTGAGAATCTAAATGGCTGAAATGTATGCAGCATCTTAGCTACTCCATATTACCTTGTAGCTCGATGCatttctgcttctctgtgttgGCTATCTC
It encodes the following:
- the slmapb gene encoding sarcolemma associated protein b isoform X2; this encodes MDQKELSDPLNSVSLIKDDLTKSNMGSSGESEKMIQRLNDELREAREIANTEKQKCIELQGVLEEERKGHKQQTEQSSKQIKHLQGQLQQLQDEVDVLRDQINVSSGLRDELQRAQDEMKSLKRSLEAASAERDRDVTAVQSNLATASKDLDKWRQTASKYEREIEDLRRDLEQQSKQWQKTAEIQANELQSMQLECNSLQKECSVLRSDKQDMVNKHQKEKNSLQNECASLRAEKEEIFKAHQKETASVQSQCAALRSEKEALLQKQQQLEQDLVSLRGQNTDLNGKLKVLEESQQELEKNLVAVQLQHQQDNSKLQTQLDEAERRSKALQKEYEEAEMELSDLKERYEKTEQEKQTLTDQLEEFKAGMEDLQEKGSNKPWMIWGPVVAVALTAVTAAVLFRT
- the slmapb gene encoding sarcolemma associated protein b isoform X1; translated protein: MDQKELSDPLNSVSLIKDDLTKSNMGSSGESEKMIQRLNDELREAREIANTEKQKCIELQGVLEEERKGHKQQTEQSSKQIKHLQGQLQQLQDEVDVLRDQINVSSGLRDELQRAQDEMKSLKRSLEAASAERDRDVTAVQSNLATASKDLDKWRQTASKYEREIEDLRRDLEQQSKQWQKTAEIQANELQSMQLECNSLQKECSVLRSDKQDMVNKHQKEKNSLQNECASLRAEKEEIFKAHQKETASVQSQCAALRSEKEALLQKQQQLEQDLVSLRGQNTDLNGKLKVLEESQQELEKNLVAVQLQHQQDNSKLQTQLDEAERRSKALQKEYEEAEMELSDLKERYEKTEQEKQTLTDQLEEFKAGMEDLQEKGSNTPLLLPVQAIVIGLILALLFWCFGAMW